From Pleurocapsa sp. PCC 7319:
AGAAACCGCAGATACATATATCGAAAAATTTTGTGCCACTTTTAACCGCAAAAAATACCAGCAAGAATCTACTCGGTTAATAGTTGCTACGAGCGATCGCGCACAACAATTAACAGTAGTTGGCTATGGGGCAGAATGGCGTTCTGCTCAAATGCTAGCAGGCGAAGTACAACAGGCAGCTCGCAACACCAGAATTAAGAGACAGACGAAGAAAAAGCCTGCGGGAAGTTTTTTATTTAATACCCTCGATCCAGCTGCGCAAAGACGTCTCAGGCAAATGCAGCGAGGTATGTGACAAAATTATTTCAGGGATGAAAACTTTTTCCCAAAAAAAAGTGTTGACAGTGACAATAATATTAGATATATTTAAAAACGTTGCGAGTTTGACCGTAGCAACCAACTAACCTAAGCCCCCATCGTCTAGTGGCCTAGGACACCTCCCTTTCACGGAGGCGACAGGGATTCAAATTCCCTTGGGGGTATTAGTTAAGAGAAGAGTCAAGTTTAGATCTTGGCTCTTCTTTTTTTTGGCTGAGAAAACTCCAACACATTAAAAAGCAATTTTAAACGTTAATATGATTAAAAACTATTAAGTCTTGTCTGTATGACTCCCTTCAGTAACGGTATTCAAGCCAACCACAAAACTACTGAGATCAAGAGATCTTCTGTAGATGAAAACGTGATTCGCATCAAGGGTGCGAGGCAACATAACTTAAAAAACGTTAATTTAGACTTGCCTCGCAATCAGTTAATCGTGTTTACTGGGGTTTCTGGTTCAGGAAAATCCTCTTTAGCTTTTGATACGATTTTTGCTGAAGGACAAAGGCGTTACGTAGAATCTCTCAGTGCCTATGCTCGTCAATTTCTAGGACAGCTAGATAAACCAGATGTTGATGCCATTGAAGGTTTGAGTCCTGCTATTTCCATCGATCAAAAATCTACTTCTCATAATCCTCGTTCTAGTGTAGGCACGGTTACAGAAATATACGATTACTTAAGGCTTTTATTTGGCAGGGCGGGAGAACCTCATTGTCCCAAGTGCGATCGCTCGATAGTACCTCAGACCATTGATGAAATGTGCGATCGCATCATGGAATTACCTGATCAAACCAAGTTTCTTATTCTGGCTCCGGTGGTCAGGAGTAAAAAGGGGACACACAAGCAATTATTATCTAGTTTGGCTTCTCAAGGGTATGTCAGGGTGCGGATTAATGGCGAAGTTAAACAGTTAGATGACCAGATCAAATTAGACAAAAATTATAAACACGATATTGAGGTGGTGATAGATCGCCTAATTAAAAAGGCAGGAATTCAAGAACGTCTGGTAGATTCACTAGCCACTTGTTTACGTCTGTCTGATGGTATTGCCGAAATAGAAATTCTGACGGCTGCTGATAGTCAACAGAATAGTCACTCTTCGAAGATCGTTTTTTCGGAAAACTTTGCCTGTCCTGAACATGGTGCCGTAATTGAAGAATTATCACCCCGTTTATTTTCCTTTAATTCTCCTTATGGTGCTTGTCCCGCCTGTCATGGTTTAGGAAGTCATCGGACCTTTGCTCCCGAGTTAGTTGTCCCCGATCCTAAGCAACCAGTCTACAGTGCGATCGCTCCTTGGTCAGATAAAGATAATTCTTACTATCTCTCCCTGCTGCACGGGGTAGGTCAAGCTTTTGGTTTTGAAATTCAAGCTAAGTGGGAACAGCTTACAGAAGAACAACAGTCAGTTATTCTCTATGGTGCATCCGAACCAGTATATTTCCAATCAGATACCCGCAGTGGTCAACCGAAAGGATACCATCGTCACTATTCTGGAGTTATCAAAATGTTGCAACGCAACTATCAAGAGACTAACTCCGACTCCGTCAAAAATAAACTAGAACAGTATTTAATTAATCGCCCTTGTGCTACCTGTAACGGTCAACGCCTTAAACCAGAATCCTTATCCGTTAGCTTGGGACAATATCGCATCAATGATTTAACAGGTGTACCGATTCGCGATTGTTTAGATCGAGTCAACAATCTAAAACTAACCAATCGTCAAGCATTAATTGGAGAATTAGCCCTCAAAGAAATTAAATCTCGTCTACAATTTTTACTTGATGTCGGTTTAGACTATCTAACCCTCGATCGCGCAGCCATGACTCTATCTGGAGGAGAAGCTCAACGTATTCGTTTGGCGACTCAAATAGGTGCAGGATTGACAGGCGTACTATATGTGTTAGATGAACCCAGTATCGGTTTGCACCA
This genomic window contains:
- a CDS encoding NYN domain-containing protein — encoded protein: MSSSYQAILLVDGYNIIGDWSDLKKSRDRHGLEAARRELIECLINYTAAVAYRTKIIFDAHYQDTPRSTEGYTAALSVHYTAFAETADTYIEKFCATFNRKKYQQESTRLIVATSDRAQQLTVVGYGAEWRSAQMLAGEVQQAARNTRIKRQTKKKPAGSFLFNTLDPAAQRRLRQMQRGM
- the uvrA gene encoding excinuclease ABC subunit UvrA, with amino-acid sequence MTPFSNGIQANHKTTEIKRSSVDENVIRIKGARQHNLKNVNLDLPRNQLIVFTGVSGSGKSSLAFDTIFAEGQRRYVESLSAYARQFLGQLDKPDVDAIEGLSPAISIDQKSTSHNPRSSVGTVTEIYDYLRLLFGRAGEPHCPKCDRSIVPQTIDEMCDRIMELPDQTKFLILAPVVRSKKGTHKQLLSSLASQGYVRVRINGEVKQLDDQIKLDKNYKHDIEVVIDRLIKKAGIQERLVDSLATCLRLSDGIAEIEILTAADSQQNSHSSKIVFSENFACPEHGAVIEELSPRLFSFNSPYGACPACHGLGSHRTFAPELVVPDPKQPVYSAIAPWSDKDNSYYLSLLHGVGQAFGFEIQAKWEQLTEEQQSVILYGASEPVYFQSDTRSGQPKGYHRHYSGVIKMLQRNYQETNSDSVKNKLEQYLINRPCATCNGQRLKPESLSVSLGQYRINDLTGVPIRDCLDRVNNLKLTNRQALIGELALKEIKSRLQFLLDVGLDYLTLDRAAMTLSGGEAQRIRLATQIGAGLTGVLYVLDEPSIGLHQRDNHKLLGTLKKLRDLGNTLIVVEHDEDTIYAADSIVDIGPKAGVHGGDIVVQGDLNALLKSETSLTGAYLSGKCVITTPKARRKGKAHGLTLKDCHQNNLKHFDIEIPLGKFVCITGVSGSGKSTLVNELLHPALKHQLSRKVPFPKNLGEVKGLQAIDKVITIDQSPIGRTPRSNTATYTGVFDSIRAIFAETIEAKARGYKAGRFSFNVKGGRCEACSGQGVNVIEMNFLPDVYVQCDVCKGARYNRETLQVKYKNSSIADVLNMTVEEALETFKNIPRAASRLQTLVDVGLGYIKLGQPAPTLSGGEAQRVKLASELSRRATGKTLYLIDEPTTGLSFYDVHHLLNVLQRLVDKGNSLIVIEHNLDVIRCSDWIIDLGPEGGDQGGEIIATGTPEEVAQNKQSYTGQYLKTVLQKYPVGADLN